Proteins from a genomic interval of Colletotrichum higginsianum IMI 349063 chromosome 6, whole genome shotgun sequence:
- a CDS encoding Pth11-like integral membrane protein, translated as MSAANPDAPLTGAAQTIDRQTLTAIIWICFSVASLFVALRLAVRWRQNRSLLADDYCILWAWACLLTMSALQTRQLDALYYTTHLAAGRIPVTAEAGPITEELTRWQFPIIKLFWTVLWSVKASFMALFYRLVRPFAVRRRLWYCVAVFASLAYVGCWLASTLTCSPPSDYFRAGKCNPPHEIWMQTFNVLYSTAVDIASDLMIMALPLTVLPSLQLDARRKVGLGVAFSLAVIIICVAVVRMTQIVRGGTVDLVGLAIWGAVETATAVVVGSLPPLKALLTRGVRKYHSSAKKPSQRYYAGGGHGSVPGTTAGGAGGGGGYGPDTRSRSVMVTESIPLDDMHRSSQMDGRIYVQRTYETHVEHDNSSREGDDDDEAAIVKGKTKAWAA; from the exons ATGTCGGCCGCCAACCCCGACGCGCCCCTGACGGGGGCCGCGCAGACCATCGACCGGCAGACCCTCACGGCCATCATCTGGATCTGCTTCTCCGTCGCCagcctcttcgtcgccctgcGGCTCGCCGTCCGCTGGCGCCAGAACCgctccctcctcgccgacgactACTGCATCCtctgggcctgggcctgccTCCTCACCATGTCCGCCCTGCAGACGCGGCAGCTCGACGCCCTGTACTACACCAcccacctcgccgccggccgcatcCCCGtgaccgccgaggccgggccCATAACGGAGGAGCTGACCCGCTGGCAGTTCCCCATCATCAAGCTGTTCTGGACCGTGCTGTGGTCCGTCAAGGCCAGCTTCATGGCCCTCTTCTACCGCCTCGTCCGGCCCTTCGCCGTGCGCCGCCGGCTGTGGTACTGCGTCGCCGTCTTTGCCTCCCTGGCCTACGTCGGCTGCTGGCTCGCGAGCACCTTGACATGTAGTCCTCCGTCGGACTACTTCAGAGCTG GAAAATGCAACCCCCCCCACGAGATATGGATGCAGACCTTTAACGTCCTCTACTCGAccgccgtcgacatcgccTCGGACCTCATGATCATGGCGCTCCCCCTCACCGTCCTGCCCTCGCTGCAGCTCGACGCGAGGCGCaaggtcggcctcggcgtcgccttcagcctcgccgtcatcatcatctgcgtcgccgtcgtgcgCATGACCCAGATCGTCCGGGGCGGGacggtcgacctcgtcggcctcgccatctggggcgccgtcgagaccgccaccgccgtcgtcgtcggctcgcTGCCGCCCCTCAAGGCCCTCCTGACGCGCGGCGTCAGGAAGTACCACTCCAGCGCCAAGAAGCCCTCGCAGAGGTATtacgccggcggcggtcacGGGAGCGTTCCGGGGACCACCGCGGGCGGTgctggcggaggcggcggctaCGGGCCCGACACGAGGTCGCGGTCCGTCATGGTTACCGAGTCGATACCGCTGGACGACATGCACAGGAGCAGCCAGATGGACGGGAGAATCTACGTGCAGCGGACGTACGAGACGCACGTCGAACACGACAACTCGTCGAgggagggcgacgacgacgacgaggcggcgaTAGTCAAGGGGAAGACGAAAGCGTGGGCGGCTTAG
- a CDS encoding C6 zinc finger domain-containing protein, producing the protein MDERPSKKRKVRKGTRSCWQCRKRKIRCEFASNEEQTCNGCKSRGTTCVSQEFTDDEPSGPPERGLAQRLGRLEELMVKLADKIGPEASIVSGSSSNSNNSNSNSNSNSINTPTSSVDGSLRSSEFQGTPDDSTLMSATVTISSSTPGDVIPETRTPQGRPSRSGSKYEKVCRELYSAFPSPEDAKTIVHSSRGPIFLLAMFYSYQDILDGNSPATAALTVVPDVNKHPAVLARKLLQLTICLQQLPPSFDSSKLELGLKGSIQDKMNEWAAVAGLVTSNEELLGSAEGLECLILLGFYLLNSGNLRKAWLVMRRALSLAQLMGIEADLARPLKSCDPATDTSIIPASQTFWYRINFCDRYISLLLGLSAGTQDNSFLTDEFLARDTPMERLEKRYTAIALRIIERNRAPAHEAYAITQSVDCELENAAKSMGRSWWEIPSLMPHYTTDTPAQMGVMSHLMLQIHHHSLLILLHLPYMLRNQTNSRFDYSKNTCLESSRAVLRRCVIFRTANDVAFSCRHIDYSSLMASMTLLLGHLSRPPGVREEDWSRQRNEDRALAVKVVAKMEELALLNDDKLSCESADIIRKLLPIVDCCNGMTPAQFHGEEARNLQLVIPYLGVININTTTNQAAESCTVDLSHSQLPTPTNTATTTTTTTAAAAVASETYQEMTPPELCAEALLGQDNTIPHEDPSAGLFSTDCLEGWSCPGITAEAGDWTFQGVDTTYWSLLNSGMACNFTQ; encoded by the exons aTGGACGAGAGACCatccaagaagcgcaaggtcCGCAAGGGcacgaggagctgctggcAGT GCAGGAAGAGAAAGATCCGCTGCGAGTTCGCCTCCAATGAGGAGCAGACCTGCAACGGCTGCAAATCTCGGGGCACCACCTGCGTCAGTCAAGAGTTCACCGACGATGAACCTTCCGGTCCGCCCGAGCGCGGCCTTGCccagcgcctcggccggctcgAAGAGTTGATGGTCAAGCTGGCCGACAAGATTGGTCCGGAGGCGTCAATCgtcagcggcagcagcagcaatagCAACAatagcaacagcaacagcaacagcaacagcatcaacacGCCGACATCATCGGTCGATGGATCCCTACGCTCGTCCGAGTTTCAAGGTACCCCGGATGATTCCACACTGATGTCCGCGACCGTCACCATCTCCTCTTCGACACCCGGCGATGTGATCCCCGAGACTCGCACGCCGCAAGGCCGTCCGTCCCGGTCCGGTTCCAAGTACGAGAAGGTGTGCCGAGAGCTTTACTCGGCATTCCCCTCTCCCGAGGATGCCAAAACGATTGTCCACTCGAGCAGGGGCCCCATCTTCCTCCTGGCCATGTTCTACTCGTACCAAGACATCCTCGACGGCAACTCCCCCGCAACGGCGGCTCTCACCGTCGTGCCCGACGTCAACAAGCACCCGGCTGTCCTGGCAAGGAAACTGCTCCAGCTGACCATCTGTCTTCAGCAGCTGCCGCCCAGCTTCGACTCCTCTAAACTCGAGCTCGGCTTGAAGGGCTCTATCCAGGACAAGATGAACGAGtgggccgccgtcgccggcctggtcACCTCCAACGAAGAGCTTCTCGGTTCTGCAGAGGGCCTGGAGTGCCTCATCCTCCTGGGCTTCTACCTTCTCAACTCCGGGAACCTGCGCAAGGCGTGGCTCGTCATGAGACGCGCGCTGAGCCTGGCACAGCTGATGggcatcgaggccgacctGGCGCGGCCTCTGAAGTCGTGCGACCCGGCCACCGACACCAGCATCATCCCCGCCTCCCAGACCTTCTGGTACCGCATCAACTTCTGCGACCGCTAcatctccctcctcctcggcctctcggCTGGGACCCAGGATAACAGCTTCCTGACGGACGAGTTCCTGGCCCGGGACACGCCGATGGAACGGCTGGAAAAGCGGTACACGGCGATTGCCCTGCGCATCATCGAGAGGAACCGCGCGCCGGCCCACGAGGCCTACGCCATCACCCAGTCGGTCGACTGCGAGCTCGAAAACGCCGCAAAGTCCATGGGGCGAAGCTGGTGGGAGATCCCGTCCTTGATGCCCCACTACACCACCGACACGCCGGCCCAGATGGGCGTCATGTCGCACCTGATGCTCCAGATCCACCACCACAGCCTGCTCATCCTGCTGCATCTCCCCTACATGCTCCGGAACCAGACCAACAGCCGCTTCGACTACAGCAAGAACACGTGCCTCGAGTCGAGCCGGGCGGTGCTGCGACGCTGCGTCATCTTCCGCACCGCCAACGACGTCGCCTTCTCGTGCCGCCACATCGACTACTCGTCGCTGATGGCCTCCATGACGCTCCTGCTCGGCCACCTCAGCCGGCCCCCCGGCGTGCGCGAGGAAGACTGGTCCAGACAGCGCAACGAAGACCGCGCGTTGGCAGTCAAGGTCGTCGCCAAGATGGAGGAGCTAGCCCTTCTGAACGACGACAAGCTGTCGTGCGAGAGCGCCGACATCATCCGGAAGCTCCTTCCCATCGTCGACTGCTGCAACGGCATGACGCCGGCGCAGTTccacggcgaggaggcccggAACCTGCAGCTCGTGATCCCGTACCTGGGcgtcatcaacatcaacacgACCACCAACCAGGCAGCCGAGTCGTGCACCGTCGACCTGAGCCACTCAcagctgccgacgccgaccaacaccgccaccaccaccaccaccaccaccgccgccgccgccgtggcgtcCGAGACCTACCAGGAGATGACGCCCCCCGAGCTGTGCGCCGAGGCGCTGCTGGGTCAGGACAACACCATCCCCCACGAGGACCCCTCCGCCGGGTTGTTCAGCACTGACTGTCTGGAGGGGTGGTCATGCCCCGGCATTACAGCAGAGGCCGGCGACTGGACATTCCAGGGCGTCGACACGACGTACTGGTCTCTGCTGAACAGCGGCATGGCCTGCAACTTTACCCAGTGA
- a CDS encoding Tachykinin family protein has protein sequence MERQSSEYKFVTVDAGEEGTFQPVTKSIRSHAIRTAIQRGGSQLGASTALVSQGTIRGKAHLKGRFRLGGVAAKTRKAKNQSRKNTADPLSPDIYELLSETSPPPWIQRLGSDSADPFNTLPIPSSPSVDALVKYFTTRFNLNSTTTDTQRPWFPYAMQSALIMRATLALAAEFLTATMPSPDPELQREGYQQKGEAMRIVRSRLESRDSAQRASDDLSVLAGVAMLGSVEAFQGRFSAANVHLTGLHAMITARGGPDTIRHDYILCRSINWCV, from the exons ATGGAGCGCCAATCTTCTGAATACAAGttcgtcaccgtcgacgccggcgaggagggaaCCTTTCAGCCCGTCACCAAGTCCATCCGGAGCCATGCCATCCGGACCGCCATCCAACGGGGCGGCTCCCAGCTGGGGGCCTCGACGGCCCTCGTGTCTCAAGGGACCATAAGGGGCAAGGCGCACTTGAAGGGCCGCTTCAGGCTGGGCGGCGTAGCGGCCAAGACTAGAAAGGCCAAGAACCAGAGCCGCAAGAACACTGCCGACCCTCTG TCCCCGGATATCTACGAGTTGCTGTCAGAGACATCTCCTCCGCCATGGATCCAACGGCTGGGCAGTGACAGCGCCGACCCCTTCAACACGTTGCCGATACCCAGCAGTCCATCGGttgacgccctcgtcaaGTACT TCACCACCAGGTTCAATCTCAACTCGACCACGACGGACACGCAGCGGCCATGGTTCCCCTACGCCATGCAGAGCGCTCTCATCATGCGCGCCACgctcgccctggccgccgagtTCCTGAcagcgacgatgccgtcgcccGACCCCGAGCTGCAGCGGGAAGGGTACCAGCAAAAGGGCGAGGCCATGCGCATCGTCCGGAGCCGGCTCGAGTCCCGAGACTCGGCCCAGAGGGCGAGCGACGACCTGTCGGTGCTGGCCGGGGTGGCCATGTTGGGGAGCGTTGAG GCTTTCCAGGGgcgcttctcggccgccaaCGTCCACCTGACCGGGCTCCACGCCATGATTACGGCCCGCGGCGGACCGGACACGATCAGGCACGATTACATCCTCTGCCGATCTATCAACTGGTGTGTGTGA
- a CDS encoding Amino acid transporter: MDHDQIRQNQTAGAEYKDSKSEGAAVAPQFSRDAVFPGEVVGEVTDLNRQDLEKQKAAQGSAHFHRLGWKRLTVVLIVEAIALGSLSLPAAFATLGMVAGVILCIGLGMVAIYTSNVVGQVKIKFPHVSHYADAGRLMFGRLGYEIIGVMFALQLTFLVSSHVLTGAIALGNITNDGACSIVFAVVSAIILLLLAIPPSFAEVAILGYIDFVSIILAIGITIIATGINKDSITTAAWSAWPKEGITFAETFIAITNIVFAYSFAICQFSFMDEMHTPQDYVKSIWALGLIEIFIYTLTGALIYAFVGQDVHSPALLSAGNLISKIAFGVALPVIFISGSINTTVVGRYIHGRVYKDSIIRFINTKMGWITWLVLITVITIIAFIIAEAIPFFSELLSISSSLFISGFTFYFPALMWFMLIRDGSPFAKHNLTKTALNGLAFVIGVVVLVCGTYASIVEIELKFRTGKINSPFTCAPLG; encoded by the exons ATGGATCACGATCAGATCAGACAGAACCAaaccgccggcgccgagtaCAAGGACAGCAAgtccgagggcgccgccgtggccccCCAGTTCTCCCGCGATGCCGTCTTCcccggcgaggtcgtcggcgaggtcacCGACCTGAACCGCCAGGACCTCGAGAAGCAAAAGGCCGCCCAGGGCAGCGCCCACTTCCACCGCCTCGGCTGGAAGCGCCTCaccgtcgtcctcatcgtcgaggccatcgccctcggcagCCTGAGTCTCccggccgccttcgccacCCTCGGCAtggtcgccggcgtcatcctctgcatcggcctcggcatgGTCGCCATCTACACCAgcaacgtcgtcggccaggtcAAGATCAAGTTCCCCCACGTCTCCCActacgccgacgccggccgcctcATGTTCGGCCGCCTCGGCTACGAGATCATCGGCGTCATGTTCGCCCTGCAGTTGACCTTCCTCGTCAGCTCCCACGTCCTcaccggcgccatcgccctcggcaacATCACGAACGACGGCGCCTGCtccatcgtcttcgccgtcgtctccgccatcatcctgctgctgctggccatCCCCCCGTCcttcgccgaggtcgccatcCTGGGCTACATCGACTTCgtctccatcatcctcgccatcggcatcaccatcatcgccaccgGCATCAACAAGGACtccatcaccaccgccgcctggTCCGCCTGGCCCAAGGAGGGCATCACCTTCGCCGAGAccttcatcgccatcaccaacaTCGTCTTCGCCTACTCCTTCGCCATCTGCCAGTTCTCCTTCATGGACGAGATGCACACCCCCCAGGACTACGTCAAGTCCATCTGGGCCCTCGGTCTCATTGAGATCTTCATCTACACCCTCACCGGCGCCCTCATCTACGCCTTCGTCGGCCAGGACGTCCACTCCCCCGCCCTGCTGTCCGCCGGCAACCTCATCTCCAAGATCGCCTTCGGCGTCGCCCTGcccgtcatcttcatctcgggctccatcaacaccaccgtcgtcggccgctACATCCACGGCCGCGTCTACAAGGACTCCATCATCCGcttcatcaacaccaagATGGGCTGGATCACCTGGCTGGTGCTCATCAccgtcatcaccatcatcgccttcatcatcgccgaggccatccccttcttctccgagCTGCTGTCCATCAGCTCCTCGCTCTTCATCTCCGGCTTCACCTTTTACTTCCCGGCCCTGATGTGGTTCATGCTCATCCGCGACGGCTCCCCCTTTGCCAAGCACAACCTGACCAAGACCGCGCTCAACGGCCTTGCCTTTGTCATCGGTGTCGTTGTCCTCGTGTGCGGTACCTACGCCAGTATCGTCGAGATT GAGCTCAAGTTCAGGACTGGAAAGATCAACAGCCCCTTCACCTGTGCCCCTCTTGGCTAG
- a CDS encoding Alpha-1,4-glucan lyase, whose product MGDNLTATKLRDHFIFKKADDFFQDEVDGQATGIAQPSRVSFSKDDQNLPDGKPNPACSHGRIFRFNDGSLLLVQFLRPRVWRIRFDPHNKEPSHFTDYNTRTLIRDTTTELISTLDKCEELAWKVDLIEDDQYYILQSIVKRSPVSPPETELQLWISRNPFQITAVRVLKSLAPAEARPRPQNCEKGVVEALELPLNEGIRPAVIWKTKPRGLLYGEHSAVLCLEKSITADYMGFGEQGGKDLFKKKTYMNYFSACSSRRQCLGYTTNNQFPTDFDNMKYQNVYGQGPLDDREPLYHSEPYWIEVDAQPGYQTQIGTFIDNYSQICVDIGMKDPTQLRVATRFNSFQGIFVAGDSIQEVIQLYTSIVGKPKLKPRYVLGYHQGCYGYDTQEMVMDAVRQYRNCGFPLDGMHIDVDMQDDYRTFTINKEPGHFPNPEWMFGELRRLGVKCSTNITPYISSVPSATYSTLNEGLKNEYFLKEERELDPSAPGAHEQRYLQYSTSNVGFTNPNTDKPDYWDGDDYNFAENFNKGGPFHGGVYYGWRNGHPGHYPNLNNKEVRKWWGKQYEYLFETGLDFVWQDMTSPCIAEQYGDMKSLPFRLLLDSDGWCGDPNSAEKKKAIEIWSLYSYNLHKATYHGLNHLHMKDDKQKNPKLAWRENRRNFIIGRGSFAGSHRYAGLWTGDNSSTWEFLRISVAQVLALGLGGVTISGADVGGFEFIEAERNYPNPELIIRWYGAYSLLPWFRNHYTRYREWNEGERKGTMRKDGKWFQEPYAYQLHYEQHRDQFQGREGEIYRAVLPTCRYLIRLRYSLMQLLYDAMFENMINGLPIARAMPITDALDRSLFSSDNRRFTSSQYMVRNDLLVAPCLVGDDKRKKKSRKVYLPYPDSWYPLNLRPDDPLGAPLGPAASGGAIIPKIQVRDYVPDPSTTPQNANPITIHVYPGKEGKENTYDMYLDDGISRDSAPKTSQLDANPSDPPQYGEAHHFEGLADAKANDKYTKVQFKQTTTKRLADNEDGGTYTRRLTAKAPWREFLTEAPQYIGTDYKFVFWHRGATNLNSIKVSVERTSLNYEINRAVKATVVTVPVADVHTESGVDVALEFDGDFF is encoded by the exons ATGGGAGATAACTTGACCGCCACCAAGCTCCGGGACCACTTCATCTTTAAGAAGGCCGACGACTTCTTTCAAGATGAGGTCGACGGCCAGGCGACCGGCATCGCACAGCCGAGCAGGGTGTCGTTCAGCAAGGACGACCAGAAcctccccgacggcaagccgAACCCGGCCTGCAGCCACGGGCGGATCTTCCGGTTCAACGACGGCTCTCTGCTCCTCGTGCAGTTCCTGAGACCCCGAGTCTGGCGTATCCGCTTCGACCCTCACAACAAGGAGCCGTCTCACTTTACCGACTATAACAC TCGCACACTCATCCGAGACACCACAACGGAGCTGATCAGTACTCTTGACAAGTGCGAGGAACTCGCCTGGAAGGTCGACCTGATAGAGGATGACCAGTACTACATCTTGCAGTCCATCGTCAAGCGCTCGCCCGTCTCTCCGCCCGAGACGGAGCTCCAGCTTTGGATCTCGCGGAACCCGTTCCAGATCACCGCCGTGAGGGTGCTCAAGAGTCTTGCGCCGGCCGAGGCAAGACCGAGGCCGCAGAACTGTGAGAAGGGGGTGGTAGAGGCTCTGGAGCTCCCCCTGAACGAGGGAATCCGTCCTGCGGTGATCTGGAAGACCAAGCCACGCGGTCTGCTTTACGGCGAGCACTCGGCCGTCCTGTGCTTGGAGAAGTCCATCACGGCGGACTACATGGGATTCGGAGAGCAGGGCGGCAAGGAcctcttcaagaagaagaccTACATGAACTATTTCAGTGCGtgctcttctcgtcgtcaaTGTTTGGGATACACGACTAACAACCAATTCCCCACAGACTTTGACAACATGAAGTACCAAAACGTCTACGGCCAGGGCCCCTTGGACGACCGCGAGCCGCTGTACCACTCGGAGCCGTACTGgatcgaggtcgacgcccaGCCCGGCTACCAGACGCAGATCGGGACCTTCATCGACAACTACTCGCAGATCTGCGTCGACATCGGCATGAAGGACCCGACGCAGCTGCGCGTGGCCACGCGCTTCAACAGCTTCCAGGGCATCTTCGTCGCGGGAGACAGCATCCAGGAGGTCATACAGCTCTACACCTCCATCGTCGGCAAGCCGAAGCTCAAGCCGCGCTACGTGCTCGGGTACCACCAAGGCTGCTACGGCTACGACACGCAGGAGATGGTCATGGACGCCGTGCGGCAGTACCGAAACTGCGGGTTCCCCCTCGACGGCATGCacatcgacgtcgacatgCAGGACGACTACCGTACCTTCACCATCAACAAGGAGCCGGGCCACTTCCCGAACCCGGAGTGGATGTTCGGCGAGCTGCGCCGGCTCGGCGTCAAGTGCAGCACCAACATCACCCCCTACATCAGCAGCGTCCCCTCGGCGACGTACTCGACCCTCAACGAAGGGCTCAAGAACGAGTACTTCCTCAAGGAGGAGCGCGAACTGGACCCTTCGGCCCCGGGGGCCCACGAGCAGCGGTACCTCCAGTACAGCACCAGCaacgtcgggttcacgaACCCCAACACGGACAAGCCGGACTACTGGGACGGCGACGACTACAACTTTGCCGAGAACTTCAACAAGGGCGGCCCGTTCCACGGCGGCGTCTACTACGGGTGGCGGAACGGCCACCCGGGACACTACCCCAACCTGAACAACAAGGAAGTCCGCAAATGGTGGGGGAAGCAGTACGAGTACCTCTTCGAGACGGGGCTGGACTTTGTATGGCAGGACATGACGAGCCCTTGCATTGCGGAGCAGTACGGTGACATGAAGTC CCTCCCCTTCCGCCTGCTCCTCGATTCCGACGGCTGGTGCGGCGACCCCAactcggccgagaagaagaaggccatcgAGATCTGGTCCCTGTACAGCTACAACCTGCACAAGGCCACGTACCACGGCCTCAACCACCTGCACATGAAGGACGACAAGCAGAAGAACCCCAAGCTCGCGTGGCGCGAGAACCGGCGCAACTTCATCATCGGACGCGGCAGCTTCGCCGGCAGCCACCGCTACGCCGGTCTCTGGACTGGAGACAACTCGTCCACGTGGGAGTTCCTCCGCATCTCCGTCGCCCAGGTCCTcgccctgggcctgggcggcgTCACCAtctccggcgccgacgtcggcggcttcgagtTCATCGAGGCTGAGAGGAACTACCCGAACCCGGAGTTGATCATCCGCTGGTACGGGGCGTACTCGCTTCTGCCATGGTTCCG GAACCACTACACCCGCTACCGCGAGTGGAACGAAGGCGAACGCAAGGGCACAATGAGGAAGGACGGCAAGTGGTTCCAGGAGCCGTACGCGTACCAGTTGCACTACGAACAGCACAGAGACCAGTTCCagggccgcgagggcgagatCTACAGGGCCGTGTTGCCCACCTGCCGGTATCTGATCCGTCTCCGCTACTCGTTGATGCAGCTGTTGTACGATGCCATGTTCGAGAACATGATCAACGGGCTGCCGATCGCCAGAGCCATG CCCATCACCGATGCCCTCGACCGCTCTCTGTTCAGCAGCGAT AACCGCCGCTTCACCAGCTCGCAGTACATGGTGAGAAACGATCTCTTAGTGGCCCCCTGCCTCGTGGGCGACGACAAGCGCAAGAAGAAGTCCCGCAAGGTCTATCTGCCGTACCCCGACTCCTGGTACCCGCTGAACCTGCGGCCCGACGACCCCCTCGGCGCCCCCCTCGGCCCCGCCGCGTCCGGCG GCGCCATCATCCCCAAGATCCAGGTCAGAGACTACGTGCCAGACCCCAGCACGACGCCTCAGAACGCCAACCCCATCACCATCCACGTCTACCCCggaaaggaagggaaggagaaC ACGTACGACATGTACCTTGACGACGGCATCTCCAGGGACAGCGCGCCCAAGACCTCGCAGCTTGATGCCAACCCTAGCGACCCGCCTCAGTACGGCGAGGCCCACCACTTCGAAGGTCTCGCGGATGCAAAGGCCAACGACAAGTACACCAAGGTCCAGTTCAAGCAG ACGACCACCAAGAGGCTCGCTGAcaacgaggacggcggcaccTACACCCGGCGGCTCACGGCCAAGGCCCCTTGGCGGGAATTCCTCACCGAGGCGCCCCAGTACATCGGGACGGACTACAAGTTCGTCTTCTGGCACCGCGGGGCGACCAACCTCAACTCCATCAAGGTCAGCGTCGAGCGGACGAGCCTCAACTACGAGATCAACCGGGCCGTCAAGGCGaccgtcgtcaccgtcccCGTCGCGGACGTCCACACGGAgagcggcgtcgacgtcgctcTCGAGTTCGACGGCGACTTCTTCTAG
- a CDS encoding NmrA-like family protein, producing MSSKLIVICGVTGNQGQSVAEVFLKEAGWKVRGITRDATKPDSVALASKGVEVVEGDLNDVETLKSAFRGASVIFGNTIFPIAMAVTSSPQLRPNQSLPEWCYELEVQQGKNLVDAAAEVDSLEVFVWSTLSAAQKWSAGKYKNIFHFDSKAAVVEYIESAYPDLFKKTSLLEMGLFMTNWKMGEVNIPWKKATILREDGTMVLRMPGSGAQPIPHVLVDETGLYVKALVQAPPATHLLACSELMTWPEYVKLWSKTLGVPAVFERFTLDDMDKLGPGGFGIEIGEMHAYAMEFGYWGGDPSIVLPADLGLEGRTTSVEDYIKREDWSELLARP from the exons ATGTCGTCGAAGCTTATTGTAATCTGTGGTGTGACTGGCAACCAA GGCCAGTCAGTGGCGGAAGTATTCCTCAAAGAGGCTGGCTGGAAAGTCCGAGGAATCACCCGCGATGCAACGAAGCCGGACAGCGTGGCCCTGGCGTCCAAAGGCGTGGAAGTCGTGGAGGGGGACTTGAACGACGTCGAGACCCTGAAGTCGGCCTTCCGAGGAGCCAGCGTCATCTTCGGCAACACGATTTTCCCCATCGCGATGGCCGTAACCTCATCGCCACAGCTCAGACCCAACCAATCCCTACCAGAGTGGTGTTACGAGCTCGAAGTCCAGCAAGGCAAGAATCTCGTCGATGCAGCCGCCGAGGTGGACTCTCTTGAGGTCTTCGTCTGGTCCACGCTCTCGGCGGCTCAGAAATGGTCCGCCGGGAAGTACAAGAACATCTTCCATTTCGACTCCAAGGCGGCTGTGGTGGAGTACATCGAATCCGCCTACCCCGACCTGTTCAAGAAGACGTCTTTGCTGGAAATGGGACTCTTCATGACGAACTGGAAGATGGGCGAGGTCAACATTCCGTGGAAAAAGGCAACTATTCTT CGCGAAGACGGCACCATGGTGCTTCGCATGCCCGGCAGCGGTGCGCAGCCGATCCCGCAcgttctcgtcgacgagacggGGCTCTACGTCAAGGCTCTTGTGCAAGCGCCCCCGGCCACACACCTGCTGGCCTGCTCGGAGCTTATGACCTGGCCAGAGTATGTCAAGCTGTGGAGCAAGACCCTGGGGGTTCCCGCCGTCTTTGAACGATTCACTCTCGACGACATGGACAAGCTCGGCCCGGGAGGCTTCGGCATCGAGATCGGAGAGATGCACGCCTACGCCATGGAGTTTGGATACTGGGGAGGAGACCCGTCCATCGTTCTCCCAGCCGAC CTCGGACTCGAGGGTCGAACAACTTCCGTCGAGGACTACATCAAGCGAGAGGACTGGTCCGAGTTATTGGCCAGGCCTTGA
- a CDS encoding Isoflavone reductase, whose translation MSLKKVTLVGASGNVGVGVLPQLLKSDLDVTILSRQGSSATFPDGAKVIKSDYSAESLEKVLKGQDAVVSMLPIMALEEQTKIAEAAIKAGVKRFIPSDYGSDTTSDDVLAAVPFFQPKKAHLEWLATKEAQISWTTINTGIFFDWGLKQGMTGFDLANKTVTLVDGGKTRFTASNMAQVGRAIVSVLHHPVETKNQMVFVESFTTTQAEILAVLEKLTGQTWKVNEVGSQAIREDGFAKFSKGDYVGGGSAVIMALVLGEGGLEDHTNVKGGIWNQRLGLESESVEETVREVLGL comes from the exons ATGTCTCTCAAAAAAGTAACTCTTGTTGGT GCCAGCGGcaacgtcggcgtcggcgtacTGCCTCAGCTGCTCAAATCCGATCTCGATGTGACGATCCTCAGTCGACAAGGCTCGTCGGCGACTTTTCCCGATGGAGCCAAGGTCATCAAAAGCGATTACAGTGCCGAGTCGCTTGAAAAGGTACTCAAGGGCCAAGATGCCGTCGTGAGCATGCTGCCCATCATGGCGCTCGAGGAGCAAACCAAGATCGCGGAAGCAgccatcaaggccggcgtTAAGCGCTTCATTCCCAGCGATTACGGGTCAGATACTACG TCCGACGATGTACTCGCAGCTGTCCCATTCTTTCAGCCCAAAAAAGCCCACCTTGAATGGCTTGCGACGAAGGAAGCCCAGATCAGCTGGACTACCATTAACACTGGTATATTCTTCGACTGG GGGCTCAAGCAGGGAATGACCGGCTTCGACCTCGCGAATAAGACTGTGACCCTGGTCGACGGCGGTAAAACTCGGTTCACGGCCAGCAATATGGCACAGGTTGGACGCGCCATTGTCTCGGTCCTGCATCACCCGGTTGAAACCAAGAACCAGATGGTTTTCGTCGAATCCTTCACCACGACCCAGGCGGAAATCCTCGCTGTTTTGGAGAAGCTGACTGGCCAGACCTGGAAGGTGAATGAGGTCGGCTCTCAGGCTATCCGAGAGGACGGTTTCGCCAAGTTCAGCAAAGGCGACTATGTGGGAGGGGGATCCGCTGTGATCATGGCCCTTGtcctgggcgagggcggacTGGAGGATCATACTAACGTCAAGGGTGGTATCTGGAACCAGCGGTTGGGTTTGGAGAGCGAAAGTGTTGAAGAGACGGTCAGAGAGGTACTCGGGCTGTAG